From a single Micromonospora pallida genomic region:
- a CDS encoding aldehyde dehydrogenase family protein, translating to MREVVNPATGVVIAQVREASLEDVDAAVGRAVAAGRRWRAVAPGDRARLLRRFAAEVDAHREELAELEVRNAGHTIGNARWEAGNVRDVLDYYAGAPERLTGRQIPVPGGLDVTFHEPLGVVGVIVPWNFPMPIAAWGFAPALAAGNTVLVKPAELTPLTALRLAELARDAGIPEDVFTVLPGAGPVVGERFVTHPAVRKVCFTGSTEVGTRIMAGCAEQVKRVTLELGGKSANLVFADADLERAAATAPYAVFDNAGQDCCARSRILVQRPVYDRFLELLEPAVKAVRVEDPALESAEVGPLISAGHRARVAGYVDGARVAFTGSCPEGPGFWYAPTVLLADAPTDRHWRAEIFGPVVSVLPFDDEADAIRLANDTEYGLSGSIWTRDVGRAFRVARAVEAGNLSVNSHSSVRYWTPFGGMKRSGLGRELGPDALTAFTDVKNVFVSTEE from the coding sequence GTGCGTGAGGTCGTGAATCCGGCGACGGGGGTGGTGATCGCCCAGGTCAGGGAGGCGTCGCTGGAGGACGTGGACGCTGCGGTTGGGCGGGCGGTGGCGGCTGGCCGGCGCTGGCGGGCGGTGGCGCCGGGGGACCGGGCCCGGCTGCTGCGCCGGTTCGCCGCCGAGGTGGACGCGCACCGGGAGGAACTGGCCGAGCTGGAGGTCCGCAACGCCGGGCACACCATCGGCAACGCCCGCTGGGAGGCGGGCAACGTCCGGGACGTGCTCGACTACTACGCGGGCGCGCCGGAGCGGCTCACCGGCCGGCAGATCCCGGTGCCCGGCGGGCTGGACGTCACCTTCCACGAGCCGCTGGGTGTGGTCGGGGTGATCGTGCCGTGGAACTTCCCGATGCCGATCGCCGCCTGGGGATTCGCCCCGGCCCTGGCCGCCGGGAACACCGTGCTGGTCAAGCCGGCCGAGCTGACCCCGCTGACCGCGCTGCGCCTGGCCGAGCTGGCCCGGGACGCCGGCATCCCCGAGGACGTGTTCACCGTGCTGCCCGGCGCGGGGCCGGTGGTGGGGGAGCGGTTCGTCACCCATCCGGCGGTGCGGAAGGTCTGCTTCACCGGCTCCACCGAGGTCGGCACCCGGATCATGGCCGGCTGCGCGGAGCAGGTGAAACGGGTCACCCTGGAGTTGGGTGGCAAGAGCGCCAACCTGGTCTTCGCCGACGCCGACCTGGAACGGGCGGCGGCCACCGCGCCGTACGCGGTCTTTGACAACGCCGGCCAGGACTGCTGCGCCCGGTCCCGGATCCTGGTCCAGCGGCCGGTCTACGACCGCTTCCTGGAGCTGCTCGAACCGGCCGTCAAGGCCGTCCGGGTCGAGGACCCGGCCCTGGAGAGCGCCGAGGTGGGCCCGCTGATCTCCGCCGGGCACCGGGCCCGGGTCGCCGGGTACGTCGATGGCGCGCGGGTCGCGTTCACCGGCTCCTGCCCCGAGGGCCCCGGCTTCTGGTACGCCCCGACGGTCCTGCTCGCCGACGCCCCGACCGACCGGCACTGGCGGGCGGAGATTTTCGGGCCGGTGGTCTCGGTGCTCCCGTTCGACGACGAGGCGGACGCGATCCGGCTCGCCAACGACACCGAGTACGGCCTGTCCGGCTCGATCTGGACCCGGGACGTGGGCCGGGCGTTCCGGGTGGCCCGCGCGGTCGAGGCCGGCAACCTCAGCGTCAACTCGCACTCGTCGGTGCGCTACTGGACCCCGTTCGGCGGGATGAAGCGCTCCGGACTGGGCCGGGAACTCGGCCCGGACGCGCTGACCGCCTTCACCGATGTCAAGAACGTCTTCGTCAGCACCGAGGAGTGA
- a CDS encoding 3-oxoacyl-ACP reductase, whose protein sequence is MQGRLRDRVAVVTGAGSGIGLATVRRFAAEGARVVCVDIDAEAGGRAAEEVGGEFVAADVADETAVRELFDGVAERYGRVDVAFNNAGISPPEDDSILTTGLDAWERVLRVNTTSVYLCCKYVLPHMRRQGKGSIINTASFVALMGAATSQIAYTASKGGVLALTRELGVQFAREGIRVNALCPGPVSTPLLRELFAADPERAARRLVHVPMGRFGEPEEIAAAVAFLASDDASFMTASQFVVDGGITGAYVTPL, encoded by the coding sequence GTGCAGGGTCGGTTGCGGGATCGGGTCGCGGTGGTGACCGGGGCGGGCAGTGGCATCGGGTTGGCCACCGTACGGCGGTTCGCCGCCGAGGGGGCCCGGGTGGTCTGCGTGGACATCGACGCCGAGGCCGGTGGGCGGGCCGCCGAGGAGGTGGGCGGCGAGTTCGTCGCCGCCGACGTGGCCGACGAGACGGCGGTCCGGGAGCTGTTCGACGGGGTGGCCGAGCGGTACGGCCGGGTCGACGTGGCGTTCAACAACGCCGGCATCTCCCCGCCCGAGGACGACTCGATCCTGACCACGGGGCTGGACGCCTGGGAGCGGGTGCTGCGGGTCAACACGACCAGCGTCTACCTGTGCTGCAAGTACGTGCTGCCGCACATGCGCCGGCAGGGCAAGGGGTCGATCATCAACACCGCGTCGTTCGTGGCGCTGATGGGGGCGGCCACCTCGCAGATCGCGTACACCGCGAGCAAGGGCGGGGTGCTGGCGCTGACCCGGGAGTTGGGTGTGCAGTTCGCCCGGGAGGGCATCCGGGTCAACGCGCTCTGCCCCGGCCCGGTGTCGACCCCGCTGCTGCGGGAACTGTTCGCCGCCGACCCGGAGCGGGCCGCCCGTCGCCTGGTGCACGTCCCGATGGGCCGGTTCGGCGAGCCGGAGGAGATCGCCGCCGCGGTGGCCTTCCTCGCCAGCGACGACGCCTCGTTCATGACCGCCAGCCAGTTCGTGGTGGACGGCGGCATCACCGGCGCGTACGTCACCCCGCTCTGA
- a CDS encoding STAS domain-containing protein, with product MDQGGSAPVFAASAQLDGDHLHVVVHGEVDMATADTMLQTALREPAQRLTLDLRTVSFFDSAAIHAVVQLARRFPGTLTVLPSRQVRRVLEIAGLAGQDWLDRG from the coding sequence GTGGATCAAGGGGGAAGCGCTCCCGTCTTCGCCGCCAGCGCACAGCTCGACGGCGACCACCTCCACGTCGTCGTGCACGGCGAGGTCGACATGGCGACCGCCGACACCATGCTCCAGACCGCGCTGCGGGAACCGGCCCAGCGGCTGACCCTGGACCTGCGGACGGTCTCGTTCTTCGACTCCGCCGCCATCCACGCCGTGGTCCAGCTCGCCCGGCGGTTCCCCGGCACGCTCACCGTCCTGCCGTCCCGCCAGGTACGCCGGGTGCTCGAGATCGCCGGCCTGGCCGGTCAGGACTGGCTCGACCGGGGTTGA
- a CDS encoding SpoIIE family protein phosphatase, with translation MSSAQGGVDEHGPFRGTAVETVPPPLAAAFAAGGEMGARIRDLDWTDTPLGHPKQWPPALANAIAMMLTSKAQIVMFWGADHRAFYNDAYLPTIGTKHPHALGQPAREYWVETWADLGPLLEGVRGTGEPYRAEDRPFLLHRHGFLEQVYFDVSYDPLRVDDGSISGVYCIVNETTGRVLGERRLRALADLGARLADVGSSAELGRATAEVLAAHHVDVPLGLLYLTDDTGRVTLTGCSGVDPERVVPSDALPAAVREALAGADARPVDVTDVVATAPAGTAPRALVLPVLATNEPVGALVLGASERLPVTTEYRTFLDLVAAQVSRAVTRQRAHEQEQARVAELAALDRAKTNFFANVSHEFRTPLTLVLGPLEDLLADPDLPVRHTERLTVTHRNALRLLKLVNTVLDFSRLESGRLTADYRPTDLADYTARLASTFRSATERAGLRLTVDCPPLPAPVFVDRDMWEKIVLNLLSNAVKFTFDGEIQVRLRAVAGAARLAVTDTGVGIADDELPHVFERFHRAAGVRSRTHEGTGIGLALVRELVEMHGGAVDVTSRVGAGSTFTVTVPFGSAHLPADRVSAGPSPLGDFPQALSYVAEAAFWSAQPPAAGTAGRTGRRGGQILVVDDNADLREHVTRLLAPFWEVVAVPDGVAALDVLETTSFDLVLADVMMPRLDGFGLVTALRANPRTRYVPIVLLSARAGSAEAVAGLSVGADDYLTKPFSGQELIARVRANVELGQLRGQIIRRLRALTDAAVAINTARSTADVVAVAARHALTLVDGARAVVTAAGARHEADGGGDSSGDPSVVLPLAGTTGEALGELRIWRRTGARDDAEEAALTELARLIGVRLENARLYEAEHRIATTLQHSLLPRSLPQVPGAVVASRYLPGSADVEVGGDWYDVIEVDDELVLVIGDVVGKGVHAAAAMGQLRNGLRAYVLEGFDPGESLTRLNRLVGSVERRSSATVVCLCFNPHTGRLRYASAGHPPPLLIGGGDVAFLHDRALGPPVGAIPDTSYGTEVASLDPGSRLLLYTDGLVEDRHLGIDVGLDQLRSDVAGFDGHVADLVDAVVERVVERPRRDDVAVLALEATEQDRFIMRLPADPTRLSVLRKRVEDFLVAHDVGETDLFDLTVAVSEAAANAIEHPVAPAEPVISVEMTIEDRTVVVTVRDSGQWRESSGSEFRGRGLSLIRALGDLAVSRTATGTEVTLRRRLTD, from the coding sequence ATGAGCTCGGCCCAGGGGGGCGTGGACGAGCATGGTCCATTCCGGGGCACCGCCGTGGAGACGGTGCCCCCACCGCTGGCGGCGGCCTTCGCCGCCGGGGGCGAGATGGGCGCCCGGATCCGTGACCTGGACTGGACGGACACGCCACTCGGCCACCCGAAGCAGTGGCCACCGGCGCTGGCCAACGCGATCGCCATGATGCTCACCTCCAAGGCCCAGATCGTCATGTTCTGGGGGGCGGACCACCGGGCCTTCTACAACGACGCCTACCTGCCGACCATCGGCACCAAGCACCCACACGCCCTCGGCCAGCCGGCGCGGGAGTACTGGGTCGAGACCTGGGCCGATCTCGGACCGCTGCTGGAGGGCGTACGCGGCACCGGCGAGCCCTACCGGGCCGAGGACCGGCCCTTCCTGCTGCACCGGCACGGCTTCCTGGAACAGGTCTACTTCGACGTCTCCTACGACCCGCTCCGGGTCGACGACGGCTCGATCAGCGGGGTGTACTGCATCGTCAACGAGACCACCGGCCGGGTGCTCGGTGAGCGTCGCCTGCGGGCCCTGGCCGACCTGGGTGCCCGCCTCGCCGACGTGGGCAGCAGCGCCGAGCTGGGGCGGGCCACCGCCGAGGTGCTGGCCGCGCACCACGTGGACGTGCCCCTCGGCCTGCTCTACCTGACCGATGACACGGGTCGGGTCACCCTTACCGGGTGCAGCGGCGTCGACCCCGAGCGGGTGGTGCCCTCCGACGCGCTGCCGGCAGCGGTCCGCGAGGCGCTCGCCGGCGCGGACGCCCGGCCGGTCGACGTCACCGACGTGGTGGCGACGGCCCCGGCCGGGACCGCCCCACGAGCCCTGGTGTTGCCCGTGCTCGCCACCAACGAGCCCGTCGGGGCCCTCGTCCTCGGTGCCTCCGAGCGGCTTCCGGTCACCACCGAGTACCGCACCTTCCTCGACCTCGTCGCGGCGCAGGTCTCCCGGGCCGTCACCCGGCAGCGGGCGCACGAGCAGGAGCAGGCCCGCGTCGCCGAACTGGCCGCGCTCGACCGGGCGAAGACGAACTTCTTCGCCAACGTCAGCCACGAGTTCCGCACCCCGCTGACCCTGGTGCTCGGGCCGCTGGAGGACCTGCTGGCCGACCCCGACCTGCCGGTCCGCCACACCGAGCGGCTCACGGTGACCCACCGCAACGCGTTGCGCCTGCTCAAGCTGGTCAACACCGTGCTGGACTTCTCCCGGCTGGAGTCCGGCCGGCTCACCGCCGACTACCGTCCCACCGACCTGGCCGACTACACCGCCCGGCTGGCCAGCACGTTCCGTTCTGCCACCGAGCGGGCCGGGCTGCGGTTGACCGTGGACTGCCCGCCGCTGCCCGCGCCGGTCTTCGTCGACCGGGACATGTGGGAGAAGATCGTCCTCAACCTGCTCTCCAACGCGGTGAAGTTCACCTTCGACGGGGAGATCCAGGTCCGACTGCGGGCCGTGGCGGGGGCCGCCCGGCTGGCGGTGACCGACACCGGCGTCGGCATCGCCGACGACGAACTGCCGCACGTCTTCGAGCGGTTCCACCGCGCTGCCGGGGTGCGTTCACGCACCCACGAGGGGACGGGAATCGGCCTGGCCCTGGTCCGTGAGCTGGTGGAGATGCATGGCGGCGCGGTCGACGTGACCAGCCGGGTCGGCGCGGGGAGCACCTTCACCGTCACCGTGCCGTTCGGCTCGGCGCACCTGCCGGCCGACCGGGTCAGCGCCGGCCCCTCCCCGCTGGGCGACTTCCCACAGGCCCTGTCGTACGTCGCCGAGGCCGCGTTCTGGTCCGCGCAACCGCCGGCGGCCGGGACGGCCGGGAGGACCGGGCGGCGGGGCGGCCAGATCCTGGTCGTCGACGACAACGCCGACCTGCGGGAACACGTCACCCGACTGCTGGCCCCCTTCTGGGAGGTGGTCGCCGTCCCGGACGGCGTCGCCGCTCTCGACGTGCTCGAGACCACCTCGTTCGACCTGGTGCTGGCCGACGTGATGATGCCGAGGCTGGACGGGTTCGGACTGGTCACCGCGTTGCGGGCGAACCCGCGCACCCGGTACGTGCCGATCGTGCTGCTCTCCGCCCGGGCCGGTTCGGCCGAGGCGGTCGCCGGGCTCTCCGTCGGCGCCGACGACTACCTCACCAAGCCCTTCTCCGGGCAGGAGTTGATCGCCCGGGTCCGGGCCAACGTCGAGCTGGGACAGCTCCGCGGGCAGATCATTCGGCGGCTGCGCGCCCTGACCGACGCCGCCGTCGCGATCAACACCGCCCGCTCCACCGCCGACGTGGTCGCCGTCGCCGCCCGGCACGCGCTCACCCTGGTCGACGGGGCGCGGGCGGTGGTCACCGCCGCCGGCGCGCGGCACGAGGCGGACGGTGGCGGCGACTCGTCCGGTGACCCGTCCGTCGTGCTGCCGTTGGCCGGCACCACCGGCGAGGCCCTCGGCGAACTGCGGATCTGGCGCCGGACCGGGGCCCGCGACGACGCCGAGGAGGCCGCGCTGACCGAACTGGCCCGCCTGATCGGCGTACGGCTGGAGAACGCCCGGCTCTACGAGGCCGAGCACCGGATCGCCACCACCCTCCAGCACAGCCTGCTGCCCCGCTCCCTGCCGCAGGTGCCCGGCGCGGTGGTGGCCAGCCGGTACCTGCCCGGCAGCGCCGACGTCGAGGTCGGCGGCGACTGGTACGACGTGATCGAGGTCGACGACGAACTGGTGCTGGTCATCGGGGACGTGGTGGGCAAGGGCGTGCACGCCGCCGCCGCGATGGGGCAGCTCCGCAACGGGCTGCGCGCGTACGTGCTGGAGGGCTTCGACCCGGGCGAGTCGCTGACCCGACTCAACCGGTTGGTCGGCTCCGTCGAGCGGCGCTCGTCCGCCACTGTCGTCTGTCTCTGCTTCAATCCCCACACCGGGCGGTTGCGGTACGCCAGCGCCGGGCATCCGCCCCCGCTCCTGATCGGAGGAGGCGACGTGGCATTCCTGCACGACCGCGCCCTGGGGCCGCCGGTCGGCGCCATCCCGGACACGTCGTACGGCACCGAGGTCGCCTCGCTCGACCCGGGCAGCCGGCTGCTGCTCTACACCGACGGCCTGGTCGAGGACCGCCACCTCGGCATCGACGTCGGGCTGGACCAGCTCAGGTCGGACGTGGCGGGCTTCGACGGACACGTCGCCGACCTGGTCGACGCGGTCGTCGAGCGGGTGGTCGAGCGTCCGCGCCGGGACGACGTGGCGGTGCTCGCGCTGGAGGCGACCGAACAGGACCGCTTCATCATGCGGCTGCCCGCCGACCCGACCCGGTTGAGCGTGTTGCGCAAGCGGGTGGAGGACTTCCTCGTCGCCCACGACGTCGGCGAGACGGACCTGTTCGACCTGACCGTGGCGGTCTCCGAGGCGGCGGCGAACGCGATCGAGCACCCGGTGGCACCGGCCGAGCCCGTGATCAGTGTCGAGATGACCATCGAGGACCGGACGGTGGTCGTCACCGTCCGGGACAGCGGCCAGTGGCGGGAGTCCTCCGGCTCCGAGTTCCGAGGTCGTGGGCTCTCCCTGATCCGCGCCCTCGGCGACCTCGCGGTCAGCCGGACCGCGACCGGTACGGAGGTGACCCTGCGCCGGCGGCTGACGGACTGA
- the map gene encoding type I methionyl aminopeptidase, producing the protein MTVRAPLTPGTLSPWRPVPSHIRRPEYVGKKAPQEWRGSHVQTPETVERMRVAGRIAAQALQLAGEHCKPGVTTDEIDRVVHEFLVDQGAYPSTLGYRGFPKSCCTSLNEVICHGIPDSTVLHDGDIVNVDVTAYVGGVHGDTNATFSVGEVGEEVRLLVERTHEAMMRGIRAVAPGRQINVIGRVIESYAKRFHYGVVRDFTGHGIGEAFHSGLYVPHYDSPRPTDVMEPGMTFTIEPMITLGTYQYDMWDDGWTVVTKDRKWTAQFEHTVVVTETGHEILTLP; encoded by the coding sequence ATGACCGTCCGTGCGCCGTTGACCCCAGGCACGCTCTCTCCGTGGCGACCGGTGCCGTCGCACATCCGTCGCCCCGAGTACGTGGGCAAGAAGGCTCCCCAGGAGTGGCGCGGCTCGCACGTGCAGACCCCGGAGACCGTCGAGCGGATGCGCGTCGCCGGTCGGATCGCCGCCCAGGCGCTGCAACTCGCCGGTGAGCACTGCAAGCCCGGCGTGACCACCGACGAGATCGACCGGGTGGTGCACGAGTTCCTCGTCGACCAGGGCGCCTACCCGTCGACGTTGGGCTACCGGGGCTTCCCCAAGTCCTGCTGCACCAGCCTCAACGAGGTGATCTGCCACGGGATCCCGGACTCCACGGTGCTGCACGACGGGGACATCGTCAACGTCGACGTCACCGCGTACGTCGGCGGGGTGCACGGGGACACCAACGCCACCTTCTCCGTCGGCGAGGTCGGCGAGGAGGTCCGGCTGCTGGTCGAGCGGACCCACGAGGCGATGATGCGCGGCATCCGCGCGGTCGCCCCGGGCCGTCAGATCAACGTGATCGGCCGGGTCATCGAGTCGTACGCCAAGCGCTTCCACTACGGCGTGGTGCGCGACTTCACCGGCCACGGCATCGGCGAGGCCTTCCACAGTGGCCTGTACGTGCCGCACTACGACAGCCCGCGCCCCACCGACGTGATGGAGCCCGGGATGACCTTCACCATCGAGCCGATGATCACCCTCGGCACCTACCAGTACGACATGTGGGACGACGGCTGGACCGTGGTCACCAAGGACCGGAAGTGGACCGCCCAGTTCGAGCACACCGTGGTGGTCACCGAGACCGGCCACGAGATCCTGACCCTGCCGTGA